The segment TCAGCCAAGTTGTAGGTAGCTATTCACCTCTGTTGTGACGCAAACACATAACTATGCTATATAAGCCACCTTTTGTTTGTGCCACACCGGTACCGGTACTTGCTTAAGACCCCAATATATCGTCCATATTCATGTCATTTCTAAAATGCAATGTATGGTGTTTTAGCTGTACATGCTTTTTAAGGGCAATTTTGGGCACCCCGCTCGTACTCTCTTCGTTGCAGGTGGGGCGAGGTAGGGAGCGAAGGTCTCTGACACTTCAAGGGATATGGATCACGACTTAAACCGTGATATAGGGAAGGATCACCCAGTATATAGACTCCACTCATTTTACAccctttatatataaactagcTCTCTAGCTATCAATACTATAACTTGGTTACACAATGCTCCGCTTTGTACGTCACCAAACGTGACTACCACTACTCAATACAACGCTTGATCCTACTGTCAACATAGACCAACCACGGCCCAGGTTTACTAGTTGGTTACCCCGTAACACCGTTACAGGGCCGACATCTCATTCACACGAAACATTCGGGGTCTACATCGGGGCTGACCACCCCGGATCCGTCCTGGCAATGGCCACTGCCATCGCAAAAGCCTGCACCGCCGGCACAGGGCCCGCCTTGGTTGATATTATCCCCGGAGGAAGCCCCGTTGTCAGCACCGTTGGCATTATTGGCATCGTTTCCACCGTTGCCACCATTGGCATTATTACCGCCAGCTGCCGCGCCACCACGACTACCTCTAGTAGCGCCCCCATGAGCAGCGTCTCCATCAACGCATTCGGGGACTACGTCGGGGCTGACCACCCCGGATCCGTCCTGGCAATGGCCACTGCCATCGCAAAAGCCTGCACCGCCAGCACAGGATTGCGCGGCCACTGCCAAAGTGTAAGCTAGAGAATGTGAAATAAAGGGAATAGGGGCGAAGGAAACGTACCAAGGCTGGCCAAGGcggcgatgacgaagacTGACAACTTCATTGTGAGAGACTTTGGTGACGGCCTAGGCTTCCTGGTAGGTAGATGTAGACGTAGAGAACGTAGTCGATATGACAGACGGCTAAACGGAAGGAGCGAGTGTAAGAAGCTATAACGAGCTAGCCGTACCAGACGGATTGGAGAGTATGGGTGATGATAATGTAGTGACCTAGAATCGTGCAATAGGTATCTATGCGAGGACAGTGACTGGTATTTATTATGGGACGATGGACAGCCATCGCAACCTGAAAGACAAGGATACCTGGGTTTCTTTCTCATATGTCATCAAGGGGTTTCCATGAGACAATCATCTGGCAGATCTGATACGCGTGCTGAAACTTAATTATGTAACTATAACTCGACCTGTACTCATTGTCAATGCTTAAAGGTACCTTCTTGTGTCTACTTACTGCTTTCTCTATAAGAATATGCAAGTGACTCCACGATGATCAAGGACCAATACCAGACCTGCGTATTTGGATATGATATATCGATATCAACTGTGCTATCTGGATATATCGATATTGATATATATCGATATCGATATAACTCTCTGCCTCTTAAATTGATATCGAGATTGATATCCACCTAAATACCGCTCTCTGATTGGCTGAAAAGATCTTATCAATCGATTAGATGATGAAAAGGCTTCTGTCGCATATCACCACTAGGTTCGTGCGACTGGATATGAAACACGGGGCGTACCTTGGGGTTGCGTATCCGGTTTCACATCTGGCCTGTCGCATAATCCTAACATGAGCTCAAATAGCTGTTCCCGAACACATGGCTGTTCgatttcttttgttctttAGATAACTCTCATCAATTGACGGGTGCCATCAATGATCCCTGTGGAGCCAATTGTCTGACAACTTCTCTCAATTTCAATATCTGCACCACCATCTCAGTACTCGTTCAAACGGCCCTAGGTATTCGAGCATAATTAGCTTATCCAGGTGATTTATCGACCATGGCATCATCTCAGACCACCGCCGCCTCTACGCCCTCGATTTCGGACCAGCCCATTACTGGGACGTCTCTGGacttttccctcttcttcaaagcAACGTATCCTGATGAGGACACCCAGAACACCACCGGCGGGTCACGTAAGCGCAAATCCAGGGGTATGGTGATGTATCGATGTCTCCATTGCCCTGCCGATAAGCCCTGGGCGAATCGGAAGCGGGACAACGCATGGCATCACGCCCGGCGGTGCCATGCCGATATTATCTCTTCCCTCGATCGCACGCTCATTGGGGGCAGTTCTGATGTTCTAGATGATGAAAGGGAAGCCACACGCCCTCGGATTGATGCTTTCTTTCCCTCTCGTTACTCGGATGTCTCTCTCCGCCGTATGTTCGACCGCGATCGGTATTTAGATGCAATAATCAGCCTAATCACACGCCGCCGGCTTGCCTTCTCAGCAATTAACTGGGATGAGATGCAAGAGATTATGCTAGCAGCTAATCCTGCTATAGAGGACCTTTTAGTGACCAACCGAAGTGCTCTAATGCGACTAATTGATGCCACATATGAGTTATATTCTTCTCAGCTCATGGCAACTCTTGAagcttccatctcaaagaTCCATATCCTCTCTGATCTCTGGACATCGCCCCATCGCCATGGGATACTCGCCATCTCTGCGCGATGGGTTGATCAGGATTCTCGGCCACAAAGGGCACTGCTAGCGATGCCGGAATGTCGCTATAGCTATAGTGGTGAAACCCAGGCAACTCTAATTATCGATACATTGGCAAAGTACGGCATTGCTTCTAAAGTGGGCTACCATGTAGGGGATAATGCCACTTCAAATGATACCTGCTTGTCTTATCTCTCACGGCGGTTACGAGAAGACTATGGGGTACGATAGTCCTTCCCTTATCTCTGGATTAGAATTAATTGGTTGCTAGTTGACGTTTGATCCCTCTAAGCGCCGTATCCGCTGCGTCGCCCACATTATTAACCTATCCCTCCAAGCATTTCTTTCGCGTCTTCGAAAGAGGCACTAATCGCCGCTCTTGATGCCACCGATGATACCTCAAACGATCAGTTGTTTGCACAGTTCTACGACACCTTGCACGACGCCGGACAGACAACAAGAACAGATGAAGCCCatcagagaagaagagcttcgcGAAGAGGCAATCGTATACTTGAGAACTTCACTGGATGGCAGCATATCGTGCCCCTACGGAAAGTACACAACATCGCTGTCTGGATACGTAAATCTACGCTTCATA is part of the Fusarium oxysporum Fo47 chromosome VII, complete sequence genome and harbors:
- a CDS encoding uncharacterized protein (expressed protein) — its product is MKLSVFVIAALASLVAAQSCAGGAGFCDGSGHCQDGSGVVSPDVVPECVDGDAAHGGATRGSRGGAAAGGNNANGGNGGNDANNANGADNGASSGDNINQGGPCAGGAGFCDGSGHCQDGSGVVSPDVDPECFV